The genomic DNA AACTCATGCAGACAGCTGATTTTAATGTAGTGGCTAACTACGCCGGTGAGACAGGAGCAATAGTACAGAAGGCAGTAAATGATTTGAATGACTGCTTGTTGTTGCTAGAGATGGGGAAAAAAATTCTGGCAGAGGCAAAAGCAATCATCGATCGCAAAGACATCCTGAGTCAGATTTATCCCTTCGCAGCTACTAAAGCTATCAAACTCCTGACAGACCGCAACACACAGTATAGATTCACTCCCACTGAAAGTCCCTTGGTGGCAGGGGCGGGAGTAGGTTGGCAAGAGCAATTAGCTAACTACAGCAGAGAGACAACGATGGAGAAATCTTTTCCCGATTTGATGGAGGAGTTGGTACAAAAACAGAGGCAATCCCACCAGGTGCTGACAGAGGTGATGCAAAAAGACGCAGAGATTGCTGGATTTCTGACCCAGATAGAGGAGAAAGGGAAGAGACTAATACCGATCGTGCAACCTTGGCAGAGGGCATCTAGCCCTGAATTTACAGCGCGGCAATTGTGGCAAACTTTAATTCCTAACGTCATTGGGGAGCAAGGATTGATTGCCGAAGCGAGGCAGATGATGCAGAGAGACCCCGTCGGTGTCTGGAATAGGCAGGGTAAGACGGCAGAACGGATGCTACAAGAAGCAGAGAGAATGATTGCCATCTGTCAGCAAGCGCAGTCAGTATTGATACCGCAAACACAACAAACAGAACAAATGTTAGCGAGTAATGGCATTACTACAAACTGGCTGGTTAACATACTGCGGCAACTCTCCGATCGGTTAGAAACTTTTGCCGTCAACTCCCTCAACAGTCCCTGTGGTGAAGGCTTAGCTCAGTTGGAACAGGATATTGTGTCTTTTCGGGAACAGCAGCAACAAGCGATCGCCCAAGATGAACAACGAAGGGTGATTCTACCCCAACAGATTCGGGACACAGAAAACATTATCATCAATAGCAGACAGGAGATTAGTTCTATCTATCGGCAGCGAGGCATATCTTTCACTGAACAGCAAGTTCTGGTAGAAACTGACCGTAACCCCAGCCACAGAGTTACCCAAGCGCAGCAGGAATTACTCCCCCTCAAGGAGAGTCTCGATCGGGGGGATGTCCAAAGGGCTGCCACTTGTATCAACAAGATAGAAGGACTGCTAAAAGATGCTAGGGACATTTGTTCTGACAGTTTGACTTTCCTCAATAACTACACCAATGAAAGCAACAAAATCAAAAACTACAAGAAGTCTGTCACTGATAAAATTCCCCTGACTTACAGACCCATTGCCGATCGGTTGCAGCAGACTTATCATCCCGATGCCCTGGCTTTAGTTGCCAATGAATTAGAATGCCCACCCACTGTGGCTAACATCTTAGATAGAGTAGATGTAGAACTAAAAGAAGTGGAGAGGCTGACGCAGGAAGCCAACGATCGGTATGAACAGGGATGGTTACTGACCAGTCGAGATTTAATTCAGACAGGTACACAGAAGTTACAGGGAATAGAAGTCTTGCTAGAAAAACTCCCCCGCGCTGAACAACTCCTCCAGAAAAAACAACAGGAAGCCAGACAGGCAATCCAGCAGATGGAGAATGACATCCGCTACACCCTCGATCGGCGCCATGAGTTCTATGCCCGCGAACAAGCCCGTAACCTCTGCAGTCGTCTAGAAATCCAAAGAAGAGATGTCAACAACATTATCACTTTAACGCCGCAAAACCCCTATCGTGTGGAGGAGTTAATCCTGCAAATTCGCCAAACGCAGGCAGATGCCCGTCGCTTGTTAGATGAAGACCAAGAGGCTTGGCGGGATGCTGAAAGAGCGATCGAGGAGGCAGAGAGGGAGTTGTCCTATGCTGAAAGTGCCATTTCCCAGGCAAGAAGTGCGTCTTTTACCTACGCGAGAGTGAACTACCATCGTTACAACGTAGATGATGAAAGCTATGAACTGAGAGAAATTCGTAGTTCGTTTAATAGCAAAGCCTTTGAATCGGCCCGCTCTCGCGCGGAAAGCCTAGCCCATAGCCTACGCAGAATCACAGAAGAAGCAGAAAGAGCGATCGAGGAAGCCCGTCGTGAAGATGAAAGGCAGAGAAGTTATTACAGCAGTTCCAGTAGCGATTACGGTGGTTCTTCTGGCGGCAGCTGGGAAAGCAGTAGTTCCTCTTCTGACGATCAGGACTATGGTGGTTCCAGGGGTGGCAGTTGGTAGAAATGGGTAATCGGCGGGATGCTAGCACCTGTGGATTTCTCAATATCAATAAACCCCTAGGGATCACTTCCCATGATTGTCTGCTACAGGTGAAGAAAGCTCTGGGAGTTAAGAAGGCAGGGCACAGTGGTACTCTCGATCCCTTAGCAACGGGAGTATTACCGATCGCTCTCAATCAAGCCACCCGTCTACTGCCCTATCTTCCTGGGGGCAAAGCCTATCGCGCCGTGATTAAGTTTGGTCTAGCTACCACTACAGACGACAGAGAAGGAGAAGTTATGCAGGACCAACCCTGTCCCCATCTGCACCTAGACGAGGTAGAGAAACTTCTACCCCAATTTGTGGGCACGATCGAGCAAATTCCCCCCGCCTACAGCGCTATCAAAGTCCAGGGGAAAAAAATGTATGATTTAGCCCGATCGGGTCTCTCAGTTGAGCTACGCCCCCGCACCGTCACCATAGACAAGATTGAGGTTTTGGCCTGGCAACCAGGGGACTACCCCCAGCTGACCCTCCACATCGCCTGTAGCCCAGGGACATACATCCGATCGATCGCGCGCGACTTGGGTAAATTGCTAGGTTGTGGCGGCATGTTGACTGCCTTGGAGCGCACTTGCAGCAACGGCTTTCACCTGCAAGACAGCACTCCTCCCGATCGGGTAACCCTCGACAGCCTGGTCGACCCCAAACAAGTGTTCTCCCACTTAGAGAGAATAGAGTTAGACCCACAGCAAATCCGCCAGTGGCAACAGGGACAAAAAATTCAACTGGAGATAGAAATAGGAGAGAGAATGGTACAGGTCTGCAGCTCAGACAAATTTCTAGGGCTAGGCAAAGCCAAAGGGGGCACGATTTACCCCCGCGTAGTGTTAGCGAACTAAGGCAGGTTCTGGTCTCTCCCGACCCATCAATTTAACAAAGGGCTTAATGGACTGCATCAGCTGGTCAAACTGGTCAAAATTGAGAGACTGGGGACCATCCGAAAGCGCCTTTTGGGGATTGGGGTGCACCTCTACCATAATCGCATCTGCCCCTGCCACGATCGCTGCCATCACCATCGGCGGCACATAATCCGACCAACCCGTACCATGACTGGGGTCAATCATCACCGGCAGGTGCGTCAACTTCTTCAACACAGGAATACAAGCCAAATCTAGGGTGTTACGCGTGTACTTGCTATCAAAGGTACGAATCCCCCGTTCGCACAGAATTACATTGGGGTTACCCGCTGCCAGGATGTATTCCGCTGCCATCAACCAATCATCGATCGTGGCTGCCATCCCCCGCTTGAGCAAAACAGGTTTGGGTTGCCGACCGATGCGCTTTAACAGGGCAAAATTCTGCATATTCCGTGCCCCTACCTGCAATACATCAGCGACCTCCGCCACCTTGTCAATATCAGGGCTATCCATGACCTCTGTAATTACCCCTAGACCCGATGCCTGCTTTGCCGCTGCCAGTAACTCCAGAGCACTTTCCCCATGTCCCTGGAAAGAATAGGGAGAAGTACGCGGCTTGTAAGCTCCACCCCGCAAAAACTGCGCTCCCGCTGCTTTCACCTTAAGGGCAGTAGCAATAATCATCTCCTCATTCTCTACTGAGCAAGGACCCGCTGTAACCACCAAGGGATGATGCTGCCCAAATACTACCTCCCCACTGGGAGTATGGACTACGACTTCACTATACTCATTGTGGCGGTACTCCAGGCTGGCGCGCTTAAAGGGCTTCTCTACCCGCAACACCGACTCTATCCAGGGGCTGAGTTCCTCAATGCGGAAGGGGTCTAACTCCTGGGTTTCCCCCACCAGCCCGATTACTACCTTGTGTTTACCGACAATCTTCTCCGGTGACAACCCCCAACTGGCTAACTCCGCACTGATACGGTTAATTTCTTCCTGGGGCGTACCCACCTTCATCACCACAATCATTGTTTTACCTCTCCTTTACTGCGCATAGCTTTCCAGGCATCCGTTAAATAGCCCAAATTCCTCTGAAACTCTGACCACCCCCACCAACTACCGACCCGATCGGCATCCCAGGAAGCAGACAGAGCGCCATAGCTCAGCCCCGCTACCCCCAAGCCTAAAAACAGCATACTAACCGCCACTACTGCCCCATTAGGTAACGGGAAGAGGTGATGGGAGACGATCCAATAACTAATTAGCAGTACCGCAAACCCAGTCAAAGTGGGCACACCACAGAATAGAGCTACCCGCCTTACCATGCGCCGACTAACCACCTCAGGCATCCTTGGTGTAGGCTCTTTATCCTGTTCCACCTTAGCTGCGGCAGGGGCAACTTTGGCTGGTTTCTTTTTTTTACTGCGGCGGGCAGGCTCAAAGGGTAGCTTGCTCATCTTACCCCCTGATCCCCAGCCGAGTAACCAGCTCTTTGTACTGGGCAGGATTTTCCCGTTTCAGGTAGGCTAGCAGCCGTTTCCGCTGACCAATGATTTTCAGAAGAGAGCGCCGGGAAGAAAAATCCTTGGGGTGCTCCTTGAGGTGATTGGTGAGTTGGTTGACCCGCTCCGAGAGTAGAGCAATTTGCACCACTGAAGACCCCGTATCCGTGGGATGAGCGCGAAAAGTTTTTATGATCTCTTGTTTACGTTCTTGGAGCAGAGGCATGGGCACACATACTAAAAAGACATCTAAGGATCATAGCACAACTCTAGTGGGCAGACCCATTGCCGTGGTACTTGTCCGTGTCGTAGAAACCATTCTGTGTACCAAAGAATAGGCAACTTACGCTGAAGAGAACACTCAGGACTAACAACAAGGTCTTGAAATCAAATAGGGTTTCCATAGGCGTTAATACGCAAAGCCATTTATCACTGTAGGTCACCTAGAGGCAAATATACGGGAAACTTTACACAACTTTTAAGTTCTACTGGTTAGTCTGGAGGTTGGAGTAAGCAATCACCCCTGTTTCGGCAATGTCTAGCCCTTCTACCTCCACAGCGGCAGGCACTCGCATACCCACAAACTCATCAAGGAGAGTGAAGAACCCAGCCGATACTGCATATCCCCAGATGATTAGCACTATTGCCCCAATCAACTGGGCGATAAACTGCCCCACGTCCCCATAGAGCAAGCCGCGTACTGCTCCCTCTACTCCATTCCAACTGCCCCCATAAATTGCTGTGCCATCGGCAAAAATCCCTACACACAGCACTCCCAAAATGCCACACACGCCATGCACAGAAATTGCCCCCACGGGGTCATCGATACCTAAACGATCGATCGTTTCCACGGAGTAGCACACCACCACTCCAGCAATTACGCCAATAACAAAACCCGCCGTTGCGCCAATAAAGCCAGAGGCAGCCGTAACTGCTACCAGTCCCGCCAAGAGACCATTGGCGATCATAGTGGGGTCAGGTTTGCCTGTGCGACAAATCATGTAAATAGCTGCTGATAGCGCCCCCCCTGCACTAGCCAGCATAGTCACTGTGGCAATCACGCCAATCCGTAGGAGACCGCCTCCCGCTGCCCCTAGTGTACTGCCCGCATTAAAACCAAACCAACCAAAGGCAAGGATGAACGCCCCTAAAATGCCCATGGGGATATTGTGCCCAGGTAGAGCATTGATTGAACCGTCAGGGTTGTACTTGCCTAATCTCGGTCCCAGACGTTGCGCCCCCGCCAAAGCGCACATACCCCCGATCGCGTGTACTACCCCCGAACCCGCAAAGTCCACGTAGCCATGACCCAAACCAAAGTTAGTACCCAAACTAGCTAGCCAGCCACCCCCCCAAGCCCAGTTGCCAAACAGCGGATACAAAAACATAGACATGAACAAGCCATAGATAGCAAAGGACTTGAGACTCCAGCGCTCTGCCATTGCCCCCGTCGGAATGGTAGCTGCCGTGTCCATAAACACCATTTGGAAGAGAAAGATGGCATAAACACCTATGTCGTAAGTGTCGCCCCCCAAAAACCAACCCTTGGTAGCAAATAGACCAAAAGACTTGCCTAAAATATTGATAGTGAACTCATGGGCTGTCCCCAGAGGTGTTGTTCCCCCCAAGGTAGGTACACTTGTCCCGCCGTACATCAAGGCAAAACCCGCTATCCAAAAACCTGTCATGCCAATTACATAAATTAAAAAGTTCATCAGCATGGTGTGGGCAGCATTCTTAGCTTGGGTAAAGCCCGTTTCTACCAAAGCAAACCCAGCTTGCATGAGCATCACTAAGAATCCAGAAATAAGTACCCACATTAGATTGATAGCTATGCGGTTTTGCCCTACGGCATCGGCCAGTTGCACAGCGAGCGGTTCCTGTTGCTTTTGTCTGAAGAATTCGAGACTACCCTCTGGCGCAATGATTGTTTCTCCCTGGGCATTCTGCACATCAACAGCCTTGCCTGTAGCAGTACCGCTGGGGTCACCTGCTAAAACATATATTCCTCCACCACTGAGGCACAAAATACATAAGAAAGCAAAGAAAGATTTGAGCCAAAATCGTTTCTTTCTCATTTATTTTTCCTGTTTCGGTTCATAGGAAATACTAGGATGTACTATTTGGGAATGTTTATTAGCAGCCACAGAAAAACGCGGCACTTTTACACCCCGATAGATAATATACTCTGTCTTTTCTTCAGGGCAAGATTCTACTGCTTGTTCCTCCTGGTCCTCTGTTGCTTTATCATTTTGTTCCTCTGCCTCTGTAGCTGCTTCAGCAGCAGCAGGTAGGGGGTTATACTTTGCCACTAGACCAAGAATAGTGGTTGTTAGCTCTTGCTTGGGTTCTCTGCCGATCGCTGCTAACACTCTGCTAATAGAGTCGAGGGCACTGCGGGTAGTTAATTTGGGTAAAAAATCGATCGCTCCCCGCCTTGTCGCCCACCTTCTTTCTAGTTCAGTTACTTCAATGCGCAGGGGATTAACTATGAAGACTTTTAACTCCTTCAAGTGTGCTTGCGCCCACCGACAGACAGAACCACAGATAAGGGTATTTTCCCTTTGAGCACTATAGTTTATCAGGAGTAGATGGGGATTCGTGTCACGCAGGTAGACATAGATATTGTCTAATTCTGTCTTCACTACCACGTCTAGCCCTTGTAGTTTCAGAATCGCTTGCCACAGCAGTCCCTCTGGGTTTTGTAAATATGCAATCAGGGCAGTAGGTACATCAGAGTTCATGGGTGAATTAGCTACTTTCACTCTATTAAAAACTGAATGTGAAAATTAAGTTTGTATTAAGGGTAACATTTATGTGCCGAAGGCGCGATCCCCTGCATCCCCCAAACCTGGTATAATAAAGCCTTTATCATTGAGGCTCTCATCAATAGCAGCGGCAAAGACTTGTAAATGGGGATAGCGATTGCTTAGTTTTTGCAGAGCAGGTGGCGCACAGATAATACTGATAATGCGCATTAGTTGGGGGTCAGCTCCCCGTGCAGTCAGCATCTCCAGCACTTGCATAATTGTCCCCCCTGTGGCCAGCATCGGCTCTAAAATTAATAGGCGAGTGGTCGGCTCTATAACAGAGGGAAGACGATCGAGATAACAGGAAGGTAGAAGAGTTTCCTCATCTCTGACCATGCCCAAATGATAGACCCTTGCCCCAGGAATAAGACTCTGACAGGGTTCCAGCAAAGCTAAACCAGCCCTAAGGATAGGCACGATCGCAAGGGGTACCTGGCTGGGAATGATTTTGCCCGTGGTTACAGCCAGAGGTGTCTCCACCTCTATGGTTTGAGTGGGCAGCCAATCTCTAATTGCTTCATAGGTCAGCCAGCGACTCAATTCCTGCAAAGCAGTGCGAAACAGGGGAAAAGGGGTGTATTTATCCCTCGCCACCGTTAGCCAGTGTTGAATCAGGGGATGGGGCAGGACGAAAACCTTGAGCTGGAGAACCATGACCTAGATTGAACTGTTCACAATCAAATTTTAACCCCCTGCAGGAACCAGCCGCGATTGCCAGCGAGTGACCTACTAAGCCAGAAATTCTACGTAGGGAAAACTGCCACCTAGGATGTCTACAGAATTGCCGTGCAACCACCGATCGATCGTTTCTGCGTACAAACTACGAAAGTCAATTTGCCAAGGTAAGTTGCCATTGACTAAACTGTCTAGGTTTGGTTGCCCACCCAAAATACCGCCTTTGAGATTGTTACCCAGGAAGAAAACAGGGGTAGCTGTGCCATGGTCTGTGCCCCCTGAGCCGTTTTGCGCTACTCGCCGTCCAAATTCTGTCTGTACCATGATCAACACATTGCCATCGCTGCCTCTGGTTTTTAGGTCATTCATCAGAGCTGCCAGACTGTCCCCTACACTTTTAAGCAACCGTTGATGTTGGGGTAGTTGGTTGACATGGGTATCCCACCCCCCCACTGTCAGATAAACGATCGGGGGTAAAGCTTCCAATACTACAGAAGCAAAGGCAAATTGATTGCCGATATTGTCCTGGGGATAGTCACCACTATTTGTCTTTTGATTAACCTTGCTTTGGAACTGATCCACTGCTGCTTGACCTGCTAAAACCGCTTGGCGGACAACTTCTGCTAAGGGGTGAGATTGGGTGACGTTGTAGGCAACCTGGACTGCCCGCCCAACTTTGTCCCCCGTTGCCAGCCTCAGATTGGGAGACAGTTGTAAATACCGTTCATCTTTTGCTCCCAGGAGAGCGAGGGGGTACTCGTCGCCGATAAAAACAGCATCCGCAGTATCAGCTTTGATAGTGGATAGATACCGCGCTAACCAACCACTGATGCTCCCTTCTGTAAGTTGTCCACTTTGCCAGATGTCCTGGGAACGAAAATGGGACAGACTAGGATTGGGATAGCTGACGTTTTGCACGATCGTTAGTTTTTGGGCATCAAACAAGGGTTTTAGCTTCTCTAAACTGGGATGGAGAGCGATTTGACTAGTGATGGGAATGCCGTCTTTAATGGCTAAACTAGGGCGCAGGCGGATATAGTTAGGGTCTCTATAGGGTATGCAGGTATTCAAACCATCGTTGCCGCCCACTAGTTGCACGACTAACAGAGTGCGTTGCTTACTAGAGAGATTCTGGGCACGGGCTTGCCAAATACTGGCAAAGGTAGTAAGAGCAGCGAGAGTGAAAAATGTACGCCTTTTCATAGCAAACCTCAAGCTAGTTGATAAAGGGGGGTAGAAAGCAAAACAGCAGCAAATTCGTGGACAGCTAAGTTATCCGTAGATGGGGGAATTGCACCTGCAGGGTTGTTGTCTAACAGTAAAAAGATGAGGTCTGACTGGGAGAACTTCTGCCGATCGAACTTGAATCCCCCCATATCACCGCTAGTAAGAGTTATTTGCCTAGCTATATTCAACCGACTGAGTAAAGATGAAGCGGTCAGCCATCCTTCGTCATTTGCCCAGCCCTTGACCGTGGGTGGATTATACATAGCCTGTCCCATCGATCGTAAGGCGCTGTTGACACGTCTGGGGTCAGCCTGCACCTGCAATTGCCGTAGAGCAGCCACCATAAACTCCTGGGGTGTGCGGATTTGACTGCGATAGGCTCGATCGCTATAAAACTCATCACTAGTAAAGATTGCCTCTAGCACCTTGGCAATAGAACGATCGTTTTCTTGATAGACTTTGCCTAGACGTTCTACGATATGGGGTTCAGGGTGGGGATGCACAAAGGTACGCCAGAGCTTTGCCCCCAATTGCCGACCTGTTTGGGGATGATTGGCAAGAATCTGAACAATATCCTCTGTACGGAAATTACCTCTTTTCCCTAGGAAAGTTTTCACCCCGTTGTCGTGTTGACTAGGGCGAAAGATAGCTGTAGAACTACCCTCCTGGAAGTTAGTTTGTATTGTCCAACCTGTCAAAGCCCGTGCCCCTTCTTGCACATCGGTTTCCGTGTAGTTGCCGATCCCAATTGTGAATAGCTCCATCACTTCGCGGCTGTAGTTTTCGTTGATGTTGCCTTTGCGATTTTGGTTACTATCGAGGTAGTGGAGCATGGCGGGGCTGGTTGTCACTTGCCACAATAAATCTTGAAAATCCCCCAAAGCATAGTTGCGCAGTCGCCTTTCGTAGTCCAATAACATGTAGGGGTTGCTGGTTTTGCGTAGACTGATGACAAAGTGATCGCGCCAGAAGCTAACTATACGCTCATGCAGGGGGTTAGTGGCAGTGAATGTCTGTTTTGTTAGCCAGTCTAAAAACTGCTGGCGGACTTGCGTAAGTAATTGGGGGTCATTGGCATTGCTGGGTAAACCAGGTAAGGAGGGGACTGGGTCAGGGGTGACATCGTTTAGCCACCGTTCTAGATAGTCTATGGGAGACCAGTTGCTGTTCAACTCCTCCAGGGTACCACCACCTGTACTGCGGCGGAGAAAGTGGGCTTTCTGTTGTTGGGGGTTCACAGTAGTCAAGTACGCTACTGTTTAGACTATACCCCTAGCTGTAGACCCAGGTAGCAGCTGCCTCATATTGACCGTCTTGCTTTTCCCTACTAACCTAGTACAGACTCTCAACACAGTGGCAATGACTAAACTAGCTCTCCTCAGTGTAGCGGACAAAACAGGGATTGTGGAGTTGGCAAGAGTCCTGACCGATCGGTTTCACTACCAAATTTTGAGCAGTGGCGGCACAGCGGAAGTCCTCCAGGCAGCAGGCATAGCAGTTACCAGGGTTTCGGATTACACAGGGGCACCAGAGATTCTCGGCGGCAGAGTGAAAACACTCCACCCCAAAATTCACGGCGGTATTTTGGCACGGTTAGCCCTGGCAGAAGATGTGGCGGATTTGCAAAAAGAGGGTATTGCGCCCATTGACTTGGTGGTTGTCAATCTCTACCCCTTCCAACAAACAATTGCCCAAGCGGGTGTGACAGAGGCGGAAGCGATCGAGCAAATTGACATTGGCGGTCCAGCTCTGTTGCGGGCAGCAGCGAAGAATTTCCACTATGTCACCGTCCTGTGTCAGCCCTGTCAATACAATCGTTATCTTAAGTACTTAGAGCAGGGGGGCACAACCCTAGAATTTCGCAGGGAGCTGGCAATAGCAGTGTTTGAGCACACCCAGGCATATGACCGTGCTATCAGCAACTATCTCTCTGGCACCCAGGATTTTGTAGTGCGGGGAACAAACCCCCAACCCCTACGCTACGGTGAAAATCCTCATCAACAAGCCACTTGGTATCAGACGAGTAATCAAGGTTGGTCATCTGCAATTCTATGTCAGGGGAAAGAACTCAGCTACAACAATTTGTTAGACTTAGAAGCTGCCCGTGCCCTTGCTGCTGAATTTGTTAACGATCGTCCCACTACGGTCATCATCAAACACACTAATCCCTGTGGTGTGGCCCAGGGGGAAACATTGCAGGATAGTTACTTGCGGGCGCTGGCTGCCGATCCTGTATCAGCATTTGGGGGAATTGTGGCGTTGACAAGAACGATCGATGTCCCTACTGCGCAAGAATTGACCCGCACGTTTTTGGAATGTGTAGTTGCCCCAGGAGCAGAACCAGCAGCATTGACAATTTTGCAACAAAAGCCCAATCTCCGTGTACTCCTTTTATCTGACTTCACTCAAAGCCCGTCGGAGTTAATTAAGTGCATCAGTGGTGGATTTCTAGTACAAACAGCGGACACTATACCTGTTGCAACCCAGGCATGGGAGACAGTTACTGATATTGCTCCCTCTGCCCACACTTTGGCAGATTTAGTCTTTGCGTGGCAAGTCTGTCGTCATGTCAAATCCAATGCCATTGTGATTGCCAAAGCTGGTGTCACTGTAGGGATTGGAGCAGGACAGATGAATCGAGTTGGTGCTGTAGAAATTGCTCTCAAACAAGCAGGGGAAAAAGCCCAAGGTGCGGTTCTAGCCAGTGATGGCTTCTTCCCCTTTGATGACTCCGTCCGAACAGCGGCACAAGCAGGAATTACAGCGATCGTGCAACCAGGCGGTAGCATTAGGGATCGGGATTCTATCAAAGCCGCTAATGAACTAGGAATTGCCATGGTCTTTACGAAAGTGCGTCACTTCTTGCATTGACCAACCATGTATCGCCCGCTTTGAATTAGCCAGTGTTTAATTTAGGCAGCCTTCAACTTGGGGCTAAGGAATTCCCTCTGTCTGCATACTTATGAGGTATCCCCTTCAATTCAAAGACACGTAGCTGTTCAATCATCTTGACTAGTGAAAATCTTAGAATACTTAGAGTCTATTGCTGACAGATAGGTAGGAATCTTATA from Pseudanabaenaceae cyanobacterium SKYG29 includes the following:
- the truB gene encoding tRNA pseudouridine(55) synthase TruB codes for the protein MGNRRDASTCGFLNINKPLGITSHDCLLQVKKALGVKKAGHSGTLDPLATGVLPIALNQATRLLPYLPGGKAYRAVIKFGLATTTDDREGEVMQDQPCPHLHLDEVEKLLPQFVGTIEQIPPAYSAIKVQGKKMYDLARSGLSVELRPRTVTIDKIEVLAWQPGDYPQLTLHIACSPGTYIRSIARDLGKLLGCGGMLTALERTCSNGFHLQDSTPPDRVTLDSLVDPKQVFSHLERIELDPQQIRQWQQGQKIQLEIEIGERMVQVCSSDKFLGLGKAKGGTIYPRVVLAN
- the aroF gene encoding 3-deoxy-7-phosphoheptulonate synthase, whose amino-acid sequence is MIVVMKVGTPQEEINRISAELASWGLSPEKIVGKHKVVIGLVGETQELDPFRIEELSPWIESVLRVEKPFKRASLEYRHNEYSEVVVHTPSGEVVFGQHHPLVVTAGPCSVENEEMIIATALKVKAAGAQFLRGGAYKPRTSPYSFQGHGESALELLAAAKQASGLGVITEVMDSPDIDKVAEVADVLQVGARNMQNFALLKRIGRQPKPVLLKRGMAATIDDWLMAAEYILAAGNPNVILCERGIRTFDSKYTRNTLDLACIPVLKKLTHLPVMIDPSHGTGWSDYVPPMVMAAIVAGADAIMVEVHPNPQKALSDGPQSLNFDQFDQLMQSIKPFVKLMGRERPEPALVR
- a CDS encoding PAM68 family protein, translating into MSKLPFEPARRSKKKKPAKVAPAAAKVEQDKEPTPRMPEVVSRRMVRRVALFCGVPTLTGFAVLLISYWIVSHHLFPLPNGAVVAVSMLFLGLGVAGLSYGALSASWDADRVGSWWGWSEFQRNLGYLTDAWKAMRSKGEVKQ
- the rpsO gene encoding 30S ribosomal protein S15, whose amino-acid sequence is MPLLQERKQEIIKTFRAHPTDTGSSVVQIALLSERVNQLTNHLKEHPKDFSSRRSLLKIIGQRKRLLAYLKRENPAQYKELVTRLGIRG
- a CDS encoding ammonium transporter, with the protein product MRKKRFWLKSFFAFLCILCLSGGGIYVLAGDPSGTATGKAVDVQNAQGETIIAPEGSLEFFRQKQQEPLAVQLADAVGQNRIAINLMWVLISGFLVMLMQAGFALVETGFTQAKNAAHTMLMNFLIYVIGMTGFWIAGFALMYGGTSVPTLGGTTPLGTAHEFTINILGKSFGLFATKGWFLGGDTYDIGVYAIFLFQMVFMDTAATIPTGAMAERWSLKSFAIYGLFMSMFLYPLFGNWAWGGGWLASLGTNFGLGHGYVDFAGSGVVHAIGGMCALAGAQRLGPRLGKYNPDGSINALPGHNIPMGILGAFILAFGWFGFNAGSTLGAAGGGLLRIGVIATVTMLASAGGALSAAIYMICRTGKPDPTMIANGLLAGLVAVTAASGFIGATAGFVIGVIAGVVVCYSVETIDRLGIDDPVGAISVHGVCGILGVLCVGIFADGTAIYGGSWNGVEGAVRGLLYGDVGQFIAQLIGAIVLIIWGYAVSAGFFTLLDEFVGMRVPAAVEVEGLDIAETGVIAYSNLQTNQ
- the upp gene encoding uracil phosphoribosyltransferase; this translates as MVLQLKVFVLPHPLIQHWLTVARDKYTPFPLFRTALQELSRWLTYEAIRDWLPTQTIEVETPLAVTTGKIIPSQVPLAIVPILRAGLALLEPCQSLIPGARVYHLGMVRDEETLLPSCYLDRLPSVIEPTTRLLILEPMLATGGTIMQVLEMLTARGADPQLMRIISIICAPPALQKLSNRYPHLQVFAAAIDESLNDKGFIIPGLGDAGDRAFGT
- a CDS encoding DUF1501 domain-containing protein, which gives rise to MKRRTFFTLAALTTFASIWQARAQNLSSKQRTLLVVQLVGGNDGLNTCIPYRDPNYIRLRPSLAIKDGIPITSQIALHPSLEKLKPLFDAQKLTIVQNVSYPNPSLSHFRSQDIWQSGQLTEGSISGWLARYLSTIKADTADAVFIGDEYPLALLGAKDERYLQLSPNLRLATGDKVGRAVQVAYNVTQSHPLAEVVRQAVLAGQAAVDQFQSKVNQKTNSGDYPQDNIGNQFAFASVVLEALPPIVYLTVGGWDTHVNQLPQHQRLLKSVGDSLAALMNDLKTRGSDGNVLIMVQTEFGRRVAQNGSGGTDHGTATPVFFLGNNLKGGILGGQPNLDSLVNGNLPWQIDFRSLYAETIDRWLHGNSVDILGGSFPYVEFLA
- a CDS encoding DUF1800 domain-containing protein — its product is MNPQQQKAHFLRRSTGGGTLEELNSNWSPIDYLERWLNDVTPDPVPSLPGLPSNANDPQLLTQVRQQFLDWLTKQTFTATNPLHERIVSFWRDHFVISLRKTSNPYMLLDYERRLRNYALGDFQDLLWQVTTSPAMLHYLDSNQNRKGNINENYSREVMELFTIGIGNYTETDVQEGARALTGWTIQTNFQEGSSTAIFRPSQHDNGVKTFLGKRGNFRTEDIVQILANHPQTGRQLGAKLWRTFVHPHPEPHIVERLGKVYQENDRSIAKVLEAIFTSDEFYSDRAYRSQIRTPQEFMVAALRQLQVQADPRRVNSALRSMGQAMYNPPTVKGWANDEGWLTASSLLSRLNIARQITLTSGDMGGFKFDRQKFSQSDLIFLLLDNNPAGAIPPSTDNLAVHEFAAVLLSTPLYQLA
- the purH gene encoding bifunctional phosphoribosylaminoimidazolecarboxamide formyltransferase/IMP cyclohydrolase; protein product: MTKLALLSVADKTGIVELARVLTDRFHYQILSSGGTAEVLQAAGIAVTRVSDYTGAPEILGGRVKTLHPKIHGGILARLALAEDVADLQKEGIAPIDLVVVNLYPFQQTIAQAGVTEAEAIEQIDIGGPALLRAAAKNFHYVTVLCQPCQYNRYLKYLEQGGTTLEFRRELAIAVFEHTQAYDRAISNYLSGTQDFVVRGTNPQPLRYGENPHQQATWYQTSNQGWSSAILCQGKELSYNNLLDLEAARALAAEFVNDRPTTVIIKHTNPCGVAQGETLQDSYLRALAADPVSAFGGIVALTRTIDVPTAQELTRTFLECVVAPGAEPAALTILQQKPNLRVLLLSDFTQSPSELIKCISGGFLVQTADTIPVATQAWETVTDIAPSAHTLADLVFAWQVCRHVKSNAIVIAKAGVTVGIGAGQMNRVGAVEIALKQAGEKAQGAVLASDGFFPFDDSVRTAAQAGITAIVQPGGSIRDRDSIKAANELGIAMVFTKVRHFLH